One window of uncultured Fretibacterium sp. genomic DNA carries:
- a CDS encoding protein-glutamate O-methyltransferase CheR: MEEQNQYTSPEYEGFKQKLRRIIGLDLNSYKNQIHRRVHMLMDRWNVKTYDDYFNTIKNDDKKLREFLDHLTINVSEFFRNDSQWWKLRDKLIPELIKKRGHKRLKLWSAGCATGEEPYSLAILSAVCGLDASTPVLAADIDQGAIAIAQKGVYLKRQLLNVPPEYLSKYFTTRDGGETYEVNAEIKRRVSFKRFNMIDDAFGGGFDVILCRNVVIYFTAETKALLYVKFFNALAPGGYFLVGSTEQIFDYKKMGFEMAGPFLYTRK; encoded by the coding sequence ATGGAAGAGCAGAATCAATACACCTCGCCCGAATACGAGGGGTTTAAGCAGAAGCTGCGCAGGATTATCGGACTGGACCTGAATTCCTACAAAAATCAGATTCATCGGCGGGTCCACATGCTGATGGATCGCTGGAACGTCAAGACCTACGACGACTATTTCAACACGATCAAGAACGACGACAAAAAGTTGAGGGAGTTTCTGGACCACCTGACGATTAACGTGTCGGAGTTCTTCCGCAACGACAGCCAGTGGTGGAAGCTGAGGGACAAGCTCATTCCCGAGTTGATCAAGAAGCGGGGCCACAAGCGGCTGAAGCTGTGGAGCGCCGGCTGCGCCACGGGCGAGGAGCCGTATTCCCTGGCCATCCTGTCGGCCGTCTGCGGCCTGGACGCCTCGACCCCAGTGCTGGCCGCCGACATCGACCAGGGAGCCATCGCCATCGCCCAGAAGGGCGTCTACCTGAAGCGGCAGCTCTTGAACGTCCCCCCGGAGTACCTCTCCAAGTACTTCACAACCCGTGACGGGGGCGAGACCTACGAGGTGAACGCCGAGATCAAGCGGCGCGTGTCGTTCAAGCGCTTCAATATGATCGACGACGCCTTCGGCGGCGGGTTCGACGTCATCCTTTGCCGTAACGTCGTCATCTACTTCACGGCGGAGACCAAGGCCCTGCTCTACGTCAAGTTCTTCAACGCCCTGGCCCCCGGTGGGTATTTCCTGGTCGGGTCCACGGAACAGATCTTCGACTACAAGAAGATGGGATTCGAGATGGCGGGGCCGTTCCTCTATACGAGAAAATAA